The following are encoded in a window of Bos indicus isolate NIAB-ARS_2022 breed Sahiwal x Tharparkar chromosome 7, NIAB-ARS_B.indTharparkar_mat_pri_1.0, whole genome shotgun sequence genomic DNA:
- the LOC109561237 gene encoding olfactory receptor 2L8-like encodes MENCNQTSTDFILLGLFPSSRFGLFLFILIVLIFLLALFGNLSMILLIFLNIHLHKPMYFLLSQLSLIDLNYISTIVPKMAYNYLFGNKSISFIGCGVQSFFFLTLAGAEALLLASMAYDRYVAICFPLHYSIKITRRVCVLMIIGSWIMGSINSCAHTTYALHIPYCRSRAINHFFCDVPTMLTLACIDTWVYEYTVFVSTTLFLLCPFIGIVCSYGRVLRVVHHMNSAEGKKKAYSTCSTHLTVVTFYYAPFVYTYLRPRYLRSPTEDKVLAVFYTILTPVLNPVIYSLKNKEMMEALRRAIQRICSVKM; translated from the coding sequence ATGGAAAACTGTAATCAAACATCAACTGATTTCATCTTATTGGGATTGTTTCCCTCATCAAGATTTggcctgtttctttttattctcattgTTCTCATTTTCTTATTGGCTTTATTTGGCAACCTTTCCATGATCCTTCTTATCTTTCTGAACATCCATCTTCACAAACCCATGTATTTTTTACTTAGTCAACTATCCCTAATTGACCTAAATTACATCTCAACCATTGTCCCCAAAATGGCTTACAATTATCTGTTTGGAAATAAATCAATCTCATTCATTGGATGTGGGGTACAGAGCTTCTTTTTCTTGACTTTAGCAGGTGCAGAAGCATTGCTCTTGGCCTCTATGGCTTATGATCGGTATGTGGCCATTTGCTTTCCTCTTCACTATTCCATCAAAATCACCAGACGAGTGTGTGTGTTGATGATAATAGGATCTTGGATAATGGGCTCTATCAACTCCTGTGCCCACACCACATATGCCCTCCATATCCCTTATTGCAGATCCAGGGCCATCaatcatttcttctgtgatgtcCCAACCATGTTGACTCTGGCCTGCATTGACACCTGGGTCTATGAGTACACAGTGTTTGTGAGTACCACCCTCTTCCTTTTGTGCCCTTTCATTGGTATTGTATGTTCCTATGGCCGTGTTCTCCGTGTGGTCCATCACATGAACTCAGCAGAAGGGAAGAAGAAGGCCTATTCAACTTGCAGCACCCACCTCACAGTGGTGACTTTCTACTATGCTCCCTTTGTTTACACTTATCTACGCCCAAGATATCTCAGATCTCCAACAGAAGACAAGGTTCTGGCTGTCTTCTACACCATCCTGACCCCAGTGCTCAATCCTGTTATCTATAGCCTGAAAAACAAGGAGATGATGGAAGCCCTGAGAAGAGCAATTCAGAGAATCTGCTCTGTAAAAATGTAG